In Candidatus Dormiibacterota bacterium, one DNA window encodes the following:
- a CDS encoding ferritin-like domain-containing protein — protein MANSRPPNGAVAEPPLRVESREELVYLLGEGCELEHGLLCEYLYAQFSLKRSVEEGLTAEQLARIQAWELTLIDVIKQEMLHLALATNIFSAVGAAPHFERPNFPILSRWYPPDVQIALVPFGERALRHFMFLERPEGMPLKDAAGFGSFGMMQPLTVDDPQITAGPEEWHTVGHLYRGIERGLAHLVERFGEAAVFIGPAKAQATTQVFEWSDLTAVTDLASASAAIEVIVEQGEGARGDWVRSHFGKFVGILEDFLSLRALDPTFEPARPVLPVYLRQPPDVDRVTLVRDPLTRRVADLFNAVYEVTLQVQSRYFVHHGETPEELETLAKTAKHLMNWVMRNLGPVLTALPVGPEFPGRTAGPAFEIVRPAFFVLPHREAAWKILHERLETLAGVCASLGRETSPDVMTKMEGKLRGMAGDLDQHLKARAHSTESAPSS, from the coding sequence ATGGCCAATTCCCGGCCGCCGAACGGAGCCGTCGCGGAACCGCCGCTGCGGGTCGAGAGCCGGGAAGAGCTGGTCTACCTGCTGGGGGAAGGTTGCGAACTTGAGCACGGGCTGCTCTGCGAGTACCTGTATGCCCAGTTTTCGCTGAAGCGGAGTGTCGAGGAAGGCCTCACGGCGGAGCAGCTGGCCCGGATCCAGGCCTGGGAGCTCACCCTCATCGACGTGATCAAGCAGGAGATGCTCCACCTGGCGTTGGCGACGAACATCTTCAGCGCGGTCGGGGCGGCACCCCATTTCGAGCGACCCAATTTCCCGATCCTCTCGCGCTGGTACCCACCGGATGTCCAGATCGCCCTCGTCCCCTTTGGGGAGCGCGCCCTTCGCCACTTCATGTTCCTCGAGCGGCCGGAGGGCATGCCACTCAAGGATGCGGCAGGCTTTGGCTCATTCGGGATGATGCAGCCGCTGACGGTGGACGATCCGCAGATCACCGCCGGTCCCGAGGAGTGGCACACGGTTGGCCATCTCTACCGGGGGATCGAGAGGGGACTCGCCCACCTGGTCGAGCGCTTCGGCGAGGCTGCCGTCTTCATCGGGCCCGCCAAGGCGCAGGCGACGACCCAGGTCTTCGAGTGGTCGGACTTGACGGCCGTCACCGACCTCGCGTCGGCGAGCGCCGCGATCGAGGTCATCGTCGAACAGGGCGAAGGCGCCCGGGGCGATTGGGTGAGGTCGCATTTCGGCAAGTTCGTCGGCATCCTCGAGGACTTTCTCTCGCTCCGAGCCCTTGATCCCACCTTCGAGCCGGCCCGACCGGTCTTGCCGGTCTATCTGCGGCAACCCCCCGACGTCGACCGGGTGACGCTCGTCCGAGATCCGCTGACACGACGGGTGGCCGACCTGTTCAACGCCGTCTACGAGGTGACCCTCCAGGTCCAGAGCCGGTATTTCGTGCATCATGGCGAGACGCCCGAGGAGCTCGAGACGCTGGCCAAGACGGCGAAGCACCTGATGAACTGGGTGATGCGCAATTTGGGTCCGGTGCTGACGGCGCTGCCGGTCGGCCCCGAATTTCCCGGCCGAACGGCGGGCCCCGCCTTCGAGATCGTTCGCCCGGCGTTCTTCGTCCTCCCACACCGGGAGGCGGCCTGGAAGATCCTGCACGAGCGCCTCGAGACGCTGGCCGGTGTTTGCGCGAGCCTGGGGCGCGAAACGAGCCCCGACGTCATGACGAAGATGGAAGGCAAATTGCGCGGCATGGCCGGCGACCTGGATCAGCATCTCAAGGCCCGGGCGCACTCGACGGAGTCGGCGCCGAGTAGCTAG
- a CDS encoding NosD domain-containing protein, whose translation MRRLKPPASPTGFLLRTSWKFGLGVGILAVLLTAGGVDRVQPNGHALATNVLPTTVPCGPIATDASDPTTATWTAIKSPYGTGSPYNLPVSTTNNTDPTVQPCDAIVVPHDVTLKIDASQGPVQIFSHGAAIKVDGGHLLVLGASETNSVLFDAEPDVASWIGITVNASDSSHRGNASLAYASIQHALNSITITSGATSTPDPTNPSSQLPFGLALVNSGIGPSYFDGIDTIDTPVLIRGHADPGTGRADGKFGTVNNIGSQGIKLTWDTSALPLATNANALEIDSVTFGSSVPFAETGCLPLQVPCSAGSIGNDAVVATFPGPNPPPPPPPPVLIHQSRFYRAGSFGVELNNALRPVIINNNFDCNGTGSPKPKETCVGTGLKYSAVYLNKATVDLENSVTNNVGHEDGLDAIVVNGSIVFPSGLSQPKLTWKNATNDPTSEIHQLGYLLDGDLNLTSGTFVVPGGSVVKSKGAINLTGAALDAGDTTNSGTKIFTSLRDNVNITSCPSVFVQSCPSPLPAGEWGGINLTGSATDATIRSATTGTITNAAILYATTGVHILYGSSLTVTSSAIGPTFADGVLAQGTALAVSGTTFGCPVGVCSGPSSGNHGILADFSNAGSTTGLKIGGPNPADKNTFQGSVNEAIRALGLARQPVDIENNAIQNAGATGSGGSAGIYLQGADNLILRRNDVVGSGTGNVLYPAIWLDGVSHADFSGPISANTGSGNGLNVIAFHGDAKTLSWQSVGTSGKLGFIVDGNLLIAGNLTLVNGDYAPVLGGTITLQGGALVSTGAALTSLKEQTVLPSCGSVFVQKASGVCPAPTPGDWGGLVLDAGRANQLTDSEIRYAVTGISVGAPSGSRTFQNLTMTRTNIRNTSFDGLSTHSPVSINGGAFTSNGGRGIKVDLTGVTPSAFQPLTISGHAVVAGSGLDGILAIALSGHTVQLQDASVDRSGAFGINLTNADHLTLMNNTVTNSAATFPAIYLNGFSGLFANISGNRGALNGVDAIAFHGTVTDDLTWQTAHASSDPTSLLGYILDNTLTMQSPHTLTVNAGDVVKVGNGGLLNLQGVNLKADDTGISSQKVFTSLTDDSVGVLACHSAVVSGCTGVAHPGDWAGIVLSGSGANGSLVNAAVRYATTGIQITSAASSTFGSSVFGLVVSGSSIGPTGSDGITAATTAISVTTTSFSGGTHGISVDFSGAMPGTPLRLSGNRFVSTSVEAILGQALGGQPVWITDNRIQGAGTYGIRLLNADQLVLRNNNVAGSGGGPSAGANRYPGIYLPAVSGDFTGNIRGNVGSGNGLDALVFDGKVTADLTWITPSNAGSTHALGYLLDGGLTLQGGKLVVGQGA comes from the coding sequence GTGCGCCGGCTCAAGCCACCGGCCTCGCCAACCGGTTTTCTACTGCGCACCAGCTGGAAATTCGGGCTGGGCGTGGGCATCCTCGCCGTGCTGCTCACGGCCGGCGGTGTCGATCGTGTTCAGCCGAATGGCCACGCGCTGGCGACCAACGTCTTGCCCACCACCGTCCCCTGCGGACCTATCGCCACCGATGCTTCTGACCCGACCACCGCCACCTGGACCGCGATCAAGAGCCCCTATGGCACGGGTAGCCCCTACAACTTGCCGGTCAGCACCACGAACAACACGGATCCAACCGTTCAGCCGTGCGATGCGATCGTGGTGCCGCACGACGTGACGCTCAAGATCGATGCGAGCCAGGGCCCGGTGCAAATCTTTTCGCACGGCGCGGCCATCAAGGTTGACGGGGGTCATCTGCTCGTACTGGGCGCCAGCGAGACCAACTCGGTGCTCTTCGACGCCGAACCCGATGTCGCCTCGTGGATCGGCATCACGGTCAATGCCAGCGACTCCAGCCACCGGGGCAACGCCTCGTTGGCCTACGCCAGCATTCAACACGCGCTCAACTCGATCACGATCACCAGCGGCGCGACCTCCACTCCCGATCCGACCAACCCGAGCTCACAGCTTCCCTTCGGGCTCGCGCTGGTCAACAGCGGGATCGGGCCGTCCTACTTTGACGGGATCGACACCATCGACACGCCGGTCCTGATCAGGGGTCATGCGGATCCAGGGACCGGACGAGCCGACGGCAAATTTGGGACCGTCAACAACATCGGCTCCCAGGGCATCAAGCTCACCTGGGATACCTCCGCGCTACCGCTGGCAACGAACGCGAATGCGCTCGAGATCGACAGTGTCACCTTCGGCAGTTCGGTCCCGTTTGCCGAGACGGGCTGCTTGCCACTCCAGGTCCCGTGTTCGGCTGGCTCGATCGGCAATGACGCCGTCGTCGCCACCTTTCCGGGCCCGAATCCGCCGCCGCCGCCACCACCACCGGTGTTGATCCATCAAAGCCGCTTCTACCGGGCTGGCTCATTCGGCGTCGAGCTGAACAATGCCCTTCGACCAGTCATCATCAACAACAACTTCGACTGCAACGGCACCGGTTCACCGAAGCCAAAGGAAACCTGCGTTGGAACCGGCCTCAAGTACTCCGCCGTCTACCTCAACAAGGCGACGGTCGACCTCGAGAACAGCGTCACCAACAATGTCGGCCACGAGGACGGCCTGGACGCCATCGTGGTCAACGGCTCGATCGTTTTCCCGTCAGGCCTCAGCCAGCCAAAGCTGACCTGGAAAAACGCGACGAACGACCCCACGAGCGAGATACACCAACTTGGCTACCTCCTCGACGGCGATCTGAACCTCACGAGCGGAACCTTCGTCGTTCCGGGTGGCAGCGTGGTGAAGTCGAAGGGCGCGATCAACTTAACGGGGGCGGCGCTCGATGCCGGTGACACCACCAACTCGGGCACCAAGATCTTTACCAGCCTCCGCGACAACGTTAACATCACGAGCTGTCCCTCTGTCTTCGTGCAGTCGTGTCCCTCGCCGCTCCCAGCTGGAGAATGGGGCGGGATCAACCTGACTGGCTCGGCTACGGATGCCACGATCCGAAGCGCGACCACAGGCACCATCACCAACGCCGCAATTCTCTACGCGACCACCGGCGTTCACATTCTGTATGGCAGCTCGCTGACCGTTACGAGCAGCGCCATCGGCCCGACCTTCGCCGACGGCGTGCTCGCCCAGGGCACGGCCCTCGCGGTGAGCGGGACGACCTTTGGTTGCCCGGTCGGCGTTTGCAGCGGGCCCAGCAGCGGCAACCATGGGATTCTCGCGGACTTCAGCAATGCCGGGTCGACCACTGGGCTGAAGATCGGCGGCCCGAACCCGGCGGACAAGAATACGTTCCAGGGCAGCGTCAACGAAGCGATCCGCGCGCTCGGTCTCGCCCGCCAGCCGGTCGATATCGAAAACAATGCGATCCAAAACGCGGGCGCGACCGGGTCCGGCGGCAGCGCCGGCATCTATCTGCAAGGAGCCGACAACCTGATCCTCCGGCGCAACGACGTAGTTGGGAGCGGCACCGGAAATGTGCTATACCCCGCTATCTGGCTGGACGGGGTCAGCCATGCCGACTTCAGCGGTCCGATCAGTGCCAATACCGGCTCCGGCAACGGCCTCAACGTGATCGCCTTCCACGGCGATGCCAAGACGCTCAGCTGGCAAAGCGTCGGGACCAGCGGCAAGCTGGGCTTCATCGTCGATGGCAACCTGCTCATCGCGGGCAATCTCACGCTCGTCAACGGTGACTATGCCCCCGTGCTGGGCGGCACGATCACGCTGCAAGGCGGCGCCCTGGTCTCCACCGGGGCCGCCCTGACCAGCCTCAAGGAGCAGACGGTTCTTCCGAGCTGTGGCTCGGTCTTTGTCCAGAAAGCATCCGGGGTCTGTCCGGCACCGACCCCGGGCGACTGGGGCGGACTGGTGCTCGACGCTGGCAGGGCGAACCAGTTGACCGACTCGGAAATCCGTTATGCCGTGACGGGGATCTCGGTGGGCGCCCCGAGCGGGTCTCGTACCTTCCAGAACCTGACCATGACCCGCACCAACATCAGAAACACGTCGTTTGATGGACTGAGTACGCATTCTCCGGTCTCGATCAACGGTGGCGCATTTACCAGCAACGGCGGGCGCGGCATCAAGGTCGATTTGACGGGCGTCACTCCGAGCGCGTTCCAACCCCTGACCATCAGCGGTCACGCCGTGGTCGCCGGCAGCGGACTGGACGGCATCCTGGCCATTGCGCTCAGTGGGCACACGGTCCAGCTGCAGGATGCCAGCGTCGATCGCTCGGGTGCCTTCGGGATCAACTTGACCAACGCCGACCATCTCACGCTGATGAACAACACCGTCACCAATTCTGCAGCCACCTTCCCGGCGATCTACTTGAACGGATTTTCCGGGTTGTTCGCGAACATCAGTGGCAACCGGGGCGCCCTGAACGGTGTGGACGCGATCGCCTTCCACGGCACCGTCACCGACGACCTCACCTGGCAGACGGCCCATGCGAGCAGTGACCCGACCAGCCTCCTCGGCTACATCCTCGACAACACGCTGACGATGCAATCGCCGCACACCCTGACGGTCAATGCTGGCGATGTCGTGAAAGTCGGCAACGGCGGTCTTCTCAACCTGCAGGGTGTCAACCTCAAGGCCGACGATACGGGGATCAGCAGCCAGAAGGTCTTCACCAGCCTGACGGATGACAGCGTGGGTGTCCTGGCGTGTCACTCGGCCGTCGTCAGCGGCTGCACGGGCGTGGCCCATCCTGGCGATTGGGCGGGCATCGTTCTGAGCGGCAGTGGCGCCAACGGGTCGCTGGTCAACGCCGCGGTTCGGTACGCCACCACCGGCATCCAGATCACGAGCGCAGCGTCATCGACATTCGGTTCGTCGGTCTTCGGGCTTGTCGTCTCCGGGAGCAGCATCGGACCGACCGGCTCCGACGGCATCACTGCCGCGACGACGGCGATTTCGGTTACCACCACCTCCTTCAGCGGCGGCACGCATGGCATCAGCGTCGACTTCAGCGGTGCGATGCCCGGCACGCCGTTGCGTCTCAGCGGCAACCGGTTCGTGTCCACGAGCGTCGAGGCCATCCTTGGCCAGGCGCTCGGTGGACAGCCGGTCTGGATCACGGATAACCGGATTCAGGGTGCCGGAACCTATGGGATCCGGCTGCTCAATGCGGATCAATTG
- a CDS encoding DinB family protein, which produces MIPAHVVPHRRLDVPLVGDEKNMLSAFLDRYRETMVWKLDGLSKEQASARLVPSPTTLLGIVKHLAYVERWWFQMNFAGDPVIFPWPEDEPDEDIDFRVTATDTIEGIRALYEQECARSREIVAAASLDDLAKDQKRGDRTLRWIMVHMIEETARHAGHADILRELTDGAIGQ; this is translated from the coding sequence GTGATACCCGCCCACGTCGTCCCCCATCGCCGGCTCGACGTGCCACTCGTGGGCGATGAGAAGAACATGCTCAGCGCCTTCCTCGACCGCTATCGCGAAACGATGGTCTGGAAGCTCGACGGTCTGTCGAAGGAGCAGGCGTCGGCGCGCCTCGTGCCTTCGCCCACCACGCTACTGGGGATCGTGAAGCACCTGGCGTATGTCGAGCGCTGGTGGTTTCAAATGAACTTTGCGGGCGACCCGGTGATCTTCCCCTGGCCCGAGGACGAGCCTGACGAGGACATCGATTTTCGCGTCACGGCGACCGACACGATCGAGGGTATCCGCGCTCTCTACGAGCAAGAGTGCGCTCGATCGCGTGAGATCGTCGCCGCCGCATCGCTCGACGATCTCGCGAAGGACCAGAAAAGGGGTGACCGGACCCTGCGGTGGATCATGGTGCACATGATCGAAGAGACCGCCCGCCATGCCGGTCACGCGGACATCCTGCGCGAACTAACCGACGGGGCGATCGGGCAGTAG
- a CDS encoding HD domain-containing phosphohydrolase, translating to MAENERIPADFHKAMFRIAAIAFVTSATVNVGSSFIGGPQFDFTGIWIIGILSYVGAAVSWFFPWHRLPVERFLVVIVMPGLVLLGFMLMATGGIHSHILPIFIAPAVFMAAAYGFRTGAAIALLTAATATLPLFINGWDSYYGRTLVVLAVATMLCAYISARVRQSLLNEYETRRRQQEESYVATIGALAAALDAKDRYTEAHSRETAELAVSVGKRLHLPPDQLRLLEYGALLHDIGKIGIPGYILQKPGALTPEEFAIMREHPVIGERILASVPFLAPLGPIVRAEHERWNGSGYPDGLKGEEIPIEARIIHACDAFHAMASDRAYRKALPMAEIVAEFQKETGRQFDPRVVDVMLEVIEHEPPHITAAAQASGQPIPDASVSGPRGWAQHMQTVEALGQQLARATSIEDICNRIGATIASLVPQDQCRVLLMNDDRTRLEVVYLKGKDREEYRAVTMENAAVEVGQGIAGWVAESRRGVVLGDTEHHPKALHVPGTEMIDESMLAVPVVFEDEILAVIVVIKLGLNQYSLDQLRLLTILANQAAVAMANARLIDRLASAATIDALTGLMNRAAFEEAVNKMMLRPQSWGTLLMLDVEKLRDVNDAYGHRAGDAVLKRIAKAIRASIRSDDVASRWIGDNFAILAPGFYSAQADVLAQRIEAALQSDRVSIRWGTAEYHGDALTAQDLLAAGLKSLARKPDDVAA from the coding sequence ATGGCAGAAAACGAGCGAATTCCGGCCGACTTCCACAAGGCCATGTTTCGCATCGCCGCGATTGCCTTTGTGACGTCGGCGACGGTCAACGTCGGCAGCAGCTTTATCGGAGGGCCGCAATTCGACTTCACCGGCATCTGGATCATCGGCATCCTCTCTTATGTGGGGGCTGCGGTCAGCTGGTTCTTCCCCTGGCACCGTCTGCCGGTGGAGCGATTCCTGGTGGTCATCGTCATGCCCGGCCTGGTACTGCTCGGCTTCATGCTGATGGCCACCGGCGGTATTCACTCACACATCCTGCCGATCTTCATCGCGCCGGCCGTGTTCATGGCGGCGGCGTACGGATTCCGGACGGGAGCTGCGATCGCGCTGTTGACGGCGGCGACGGCGACCCTGCCGCTCTTCATCAACGGTTGGGACAGTTACTACGGCCGAACCCTGGTGGTGCTGGCGGTGGCGACGATGCTGTGCGCCTACATCTCGGCCCGCGTCCGGCAGTCGCTGCTCAACGAGTACGAGACCCGGCGCCGGCAGCAGGAAGAGAGTTACGTGGCGACGATCGGAGCGCTGGCAGCCGCATTGGACGCAAAAGACCGGTACACGGAGGCGCACTCGCGGGAAACCGCCGAGCTCGCGGTCAGCGTGGGAAAGCGCCTTCATTTGCCGCCCGATCAGCTGCGCCTGCTGGAATACGGAGCGCTGCTTCACGACATCGGCAAGATCGGTATCCCCGGCTACATCCTCCAGAAGCCCGGGGCGCTGACCCCCGAAGAATTTGCGATCATGCGCGAGCATCCGGTGATCGGCGAGCGCATCCTCGCCTCCGTGCCGTTCCTTGCCCCACTCGGTCCGATCGTTCGGGCGGAGCATGAGCGATGGAACGGGAGCGGATACCCTGACGGTCTCAAGGGGGAAGAGATTCCGATCGAGGCGCGCATCATCCACGCCTGCGACGCGTTCCACGCGATGGCCTCCGATCGTGCCTACCGCAAGGCGCTTCCCATGGCGGAGATCGTCGCCGAGTTCCAGAAAGAGACCGGGCGCCAGTTCGACCCGCGAGTCGTCGACGTGATGCTCGAGGTCATCGAGCACGAACCCCCGCATATCACCGCCGCCGCCCAGGCGTCGGGCCAGCCGATCCCGGACGCGTCGGTGTCAGGTCCCCGCGGTTGGGCCCAGCACATGCAGACGGTGGAAGCCCTCGGGCAACAACTGGCGCGGGCTACCAGCATCGAGGATATCTGCAATCGCATCGGTGCGACGATCGCGTCGCTTGTTCCGCAGGATCAGTGCCGCGTGCTGTTGATGAACGACGACCGAACCCGACTGGAGGTCGTCTACCTGAAAGGCAAAGACCGCGAAGAATATCGCGCCGTCACGATGGAAAATGCGGCGGTCGAAGTGGGGCAGGGCATCGCCGGCTGGGTCGCGGAGTCGCGACGAGGCGTCGTCCTGGGCGATACCGAGCATCATCCGAAAGCGCTGCACGTACCCGGCACCGAGATGATCGATGAATCGATGCTGGCGGTGCCGGTTGTCTTCGAGGACGAGATCCTGGCGGTCATCGTCGTGATCAAGCTGGGGTTGAATCAATACTCGTTGGACCAGCTCCGTTTGCTGACGATCCTCGCCAACCAGGCGGCGGTGGCGATGGCGAACGCGCGGCTGATCGATCGGCTCGCCTCGGCGGCGACGATCGATGCGCTGACCGGGCTGATGAACCGCGCGGCCTTCGAGGAGGCGGTCAACAAGATGATGCTGCGCCCGCAGTCGTGGGGAACCCTGCTGATGCTCGATGTCGAGAAGCTCCGCGACGTGAACGACGCCTATGGTCACCGCGCCGGCGACGCGGTGCTCAAGCGGATCGCGAAGGCGATTCGAGCGTCGATCCGCAGCGACGACGTGGCGTCCCGCTGGATCGGTGACAACTTCGCCATCCTTGCCCCTGGCTTCTATTCCGCCCAGGCCGACGTCCTCGCCCAGCGCATCGAAGCGGCGCTGCAGTCGGACCGGGTGTCGATTCGATGGGGTACCGCCGAGTACCACGGCGACGCCCTGACGGCTCAGGATCTGCTCGCCGCGGGGCTCAAATCGCTGGCCCGCAAGCCGGACGACGTCGCCGCCTGA